The region TCGAAGACGACGTCACCTTTACCTGCGTACACCGGGAATAATCCTTCCAGACTTCGGACTCCCAGACTTTCCGACTTTTAGACTTTACAGACTTTACGACTTTAAAGTCTTTAAAACTTCGTCCGTTATTCTGGCGGAGGTTATGCCCAGATGCTCGTAGATTTCCTCGTAGGGCGCCGAGGCGCCGAAGCGGTCGATGCCCACGGCCGTGCCTCCCTCCCCGATCCAGCGCTCCCAACCGAAGGTGGCGGCGGCCTCCACCGACACGCGTGCCTTCACGGCCGGCGGCAGCACCGCGTCGCGGTAGGCCTGCTCCTGCCGGGCGAAAAGCTCCCAGGACGGCATGCTCACCACGCGGGCGTCCACGCCCTGGTCGGCCAGCCTCCCCCGCGCCTCCAGGGCCAGGTGCACTTCCGAACCGGTGGCGATGAGGATAGCGTCCGGGATTTCCTTTTCCGAATCGGATATCACATAGGCACCCTTGAGGGTATTGCGGGCGTGGCTGCCATCGCCGCGGCCGAGCACCGGCAGGCCCTGGCGGGTGAGTACCAGCAGGGAGGGTCCCCGGTCGAATTCCAGGGCGGCCTTCCAGGCCCAGGCGGTTTCGTTGGCGTCGGCCGGGCGCAGTACCAGGGTGTTGGGCATGGCGCGAAGGGAGGCCAAATGCTCCACCGGCTGGTGGGTGGGACCGTCCTCACCCAGTCCGATGCTGTCGTGGGTCATCACGAAGATGGAGGGAATACCCGAGAGTGCGGCGATGCGGATGGCCGGGCGGGCGTAGTCGGAAAAGATCAGGAACGTGCCCCCGTAGGGGATGACACCACCGTGAAGAGCCATGCCGTTCATGGCGGCCCCCATGGCGTGCTCGCGCACGCCGTAGTGGATGTTGCGTCCGGCGTAGTTGTCCGCCGTGAAGATCTCCGCATCGTCGATCCAGGTCTTGTTGCTGCCGGTCAGGTCAGCCGAACCCCCGATCATGGAGGGGATCTCCGGGGTCAGCCTTCCCAGCACCTTGCCGGAGGCGGCCCGGGTTGCCATGCCCTTGTCGTCGTCGGGAAACTGCGGCAGCAGCTCTTCCCAGTTCTCCGGAAGTGCGCGCTCCAGGTAGCGTTCGAAGCGCGCCGCCTGATCGGGTTGCGCCTTACTATAGGACTCGCGGGTGGACTGCCAGCTCTGCCAGGCGTCGGCGCCCACGTCCAGCGCCTTGCGGAAATGGTCGCGCACCTCATCGGGCACATAAAATGGCTCCTCGTGCTCCCAGCCCAGGTTCTTTTTGGTGAGAGCCACTTCCTCGGGACCCAGAGGCGCTCCGTGGGAATCAGCCGAATCCTGTTTGTTGGGGCTGCCGAAACCGATATGCGTGCGGCAGATCACCAGGGAGGGCTTGTTCGTGACGGCCTGGGCCATTTTGATCGCCCCTTCCACTTCCCCGCGGTCGTGGCCGTCCACCTCCACCGTATGCCAGCCGTAAGCCTCGAATCGCGCGGAAGCGTCCTCGGTGTAGGCCAGGTCGGTGCTGCCGTCAATGGAAATGCGGTTGGAGTCGTACAGGTAGATGATCTTGCCCAGCTTGAGGTGTCCCGCCAGGGAGGCGGCCTCATGG is a window of Balneolaceae bacterium DNA encoding:
- the tkt gene encoding transketolase — its product is MKNAASTPGPGTLSMDAVQAAESGHPGTPMGMADAAYVLWTKFLKHDPDHPGWFDRDRFILSAGHGSMLLYSLLHLTGYELSLEEIKNFRQWGSKTPGHPEYGHTPGVETTTGPLGQGFATGVGMAMAEAHLAELFNTGQHRLVDHYTYGIVSDGDLMEGISHEAASLAGHLKLGKIIYLYDSNRISIDGSTDLAYTEDASARFEAYGWHTVEVDGHDRGEVEGAIKMAQAVTNKPSLVICRTHIGFGSPNKQDSADSHGAPLGPEEVALTKKNLGWEHEEPFYVPDEVRDHFRKALDVGADAWQSWQSTRESYSKAQPDQAARFERYLERALPENWEELLPQFPDDDKGMATRAASGKVLGRLTPEIPSMIGGSADLTGSNKTWIDDAEIFTADNYAGRNIHYGVREHAMGAAMNGMALHGGVIPYGGTFLIFSDYARPAIRIAALSGIPSIFVMTHDSIGLGEDGPTHQPVEHLASLRAMPNTLVLRPADANETAWAWKAALEFDRGPSLLVLTRQGLPVLGRGDGSHARNTLKGAYVISDSEKEIPDAILIATGSEVHLALEARGRLADQGVDARVVSMPSWELFARQEQAYRDAVLPPAVKARVSVEAAATFGWERWIGEGGTAVGIDRFGASAPYEEIYEHLGITSARITDEVLKTLKS